Proteins encoded in a region of the Bradyrhizobium sp. CB3481 genome:
- a CDS encoding cytochrome P450 yields the protein MVLEANELAATFDLEKLTPEFYANPYPTYRALRETEPVKRLPNGSYFLTRYDDLVAAYKNTKAFSSDKKKEFLPKYGDSLLYEHHTTSLVFNDPPAHTRVRRLIMGALSPRAIAGMEADLIRLIDRLLDAIAAKGKVDLIDDFAAAIPIEVIGNLLDVPQDEREPLRDWSLAILGALEPVIGAEAFARGNKAVKDFLAYLEVLVARRRARPGNPDRDVLTRLIHGEDNGERLTEKELLHNCIFLLNAGHETTTNLIGNGLVTLSGHPGEKRRLIEDPTLIKTAIEEMLRFESSNQLGNRMSVEPFELGGIAMPPGTGVTLCIGAANRDPAQFADPERFDIGRTPNRHLAFGTGAHQCAGMALARLEGAIAIARFLARFPDYALRGEPVRGGRVRFRGYLSVPCTVS from the coding sequence ATGGTTTTAGAAGCGAACGAACTGGCGGCGACCTTCGACCTCGAAAAGCTGACGCCGGAGTTCTACGCCAATCCCTATCCGACCTACCGCGCGCTGCGCGAGACCGAGCCGGTCAAGCGGCTGCCGAACGGCTCGTATTTCCTGACCCGCTATGACGACCTGGTGGCCGCCTACAAGAACACCAAGGCCTTCTCCTCCGACAAGAAGAAGGAGTTCTTGCCGAAATACGGCGACTCCCTGCTCTACGAGCACCACACCACGAGCCTCGTCTTCAACGATCCGCCCGCGCATACCCGCGTCCGGCGGCTGATCATGGGCGCGCTGTCCCCGCGCGCGATTGCCGGCATGGAGGCCGACCTGATCCGCCTGATCGACCGCCTGCTCGATGCCATCGCGGCCAAGGGCAAGGTCGACCTGATCGATGATTTCGCCGCCGCGATCCCGATCGAGGTGATCGGCAATCTGCTCGACGTGCCGCAGGACGAGCGTGAGCCGCTGCGCGACTGGTCGCTGGCGATCCTCGGCGCGCTGGAGCCGGTGATCGGCGCGGAGGCGTTCGCCCGCGGCAACAAGGCGGTAAAGGACTTTCTCGCCTATCTGGAAGTGCTGGTGGCGCGGCGGCGGGCGAGGCCCGGCAATCCCGACCGTGACGTGCTGACACGGCTGATCCACGGCGAGGACAATGGCGAGCGGTTGACCGAGAAGGAGCTGCTGCACAATTGCATCTTCCTGCTCAATGCCGGCCATGAGACCACCACCAACCTGATCGGCAACGGCCTGGTGACACTATCGGGCCATCCGGGCGAGAAACGGCGGCTGATCGAAGACCCCACGCTGATCAAGACCGCGATCGAGGAAATGCTGCGGTTCGAGAGTTCCAACCAGCTCGGCAACCGCATGAGCGTCGAGCCGTTCGAACTCGGCGGCATTGCGATGCCACCGGGCACGGGCGTGACGCTGTGCATCGGCGCCGCCAACCGCGATCCCGCGCAGTTCGCCGACCCTGAGCGTTTCGACATCGGCCGTACGCCGAACCGGCACCTGGCCTTCGGCACCGGCGCGCATCAATGCGCCGGGATGGCGCTGGCGCGGCTCGAGGGCGCGATCGCGATCGCGCGCTTCCTCGCGCGCTTTCCGGATTATGCGCTGCGTGGCGAGCCGGTCCGCGGCGGCCGGGTGCGCTTTCGCGGCTATTTGAGTGTGCCTTGCACGGTCAGCTAG
- a CDS encoding ABC transporter permease, which yields MLNFLARRIVQLIPTLFFVSVLIFSLQQLLPGDPALVMAGEERDPEVIAQIRQQYRLDQPVPVQYVYWVKGVLSGDFGESLRNKVPVRELIAQKLPVTLQLASMAIVIAFLIGIPAGIVSAVKKGTAWDYGANFFALWGISTPNFWLGILLIFLFSIQLGWLPASGYVPPTENLRASIASTIMPAFVLGNAIAAILMRHTRSAMLQVLESDYVRTARAKGLLERSVILKHAMRNALTPVITLGALELGTLLSGAVLTEQIFSIPGFGKLIVDAVFNRDYAVVQGVVLTTATIYITLNLIADIAYVLVNPRLRS from the coding sequence ATGCTGAACTTTCTCGCGCGCCGTATCGTGCAGCTGATCCCGACGCTGTTCTTCGTGTCGGTCCTGATCTTCTCGCTGCAGCAATTGCTGCCGGGCGATCCGGCGCTGGTGATGGCCGGCGAGGAACGCGACCCTGAGGTGATCGCGCAGATCCGCCAGCAGTACCGGCTCGATCAGCCGGTGCCGGTGCAATATGTCTATTGGGTCAAGGGTGTGCTGTCGGGCGATTTCGGCGAGTCCTTGCGCAACAAGGTCCCGGTGCGCGAACTTATCGCGCAGAAGCTGCCGGTGACGCTGCAACTGGCGTCGATGGCGATCGTGATCGCCTTCCTGATCGGCATTCCGGCCGGCATCGTCTCGGCAGTGAAGAAGGGCACGGCCTGGGATTACGGCGCCAATTTCTTCGCGCTATGGGGCATCTCGACGCCGAACTTCTGGCTCGGGATTTTGCTGATCTTCCTGTTCTCGATCCAGCTCGGCTGGCTGCCGGCCTCCGGCTACGTGCCGCCGACCGAGAACCTTCGCGCCAGCATCGCCTCGACCATCATGCCGGCTTTCGTGCTGGGCAATGCCATTGCCGCCATCCTGATGCGACACACCCGCAGCGCCATGCTGCAGGTGCTGGAAAGCGATTACGTCCGCACAGCCCGCGCCAAGGGTCTGCTGGAGCGCTCGGTCATCCTCAAGCACGCCATGCGCAATGCGCTGACGCCCGTCATCACGCTCGGCGCACTCGAGCTCGGCACGCTGCTGTCCGGCGCCGTGCTGACCGAGCAGATTTTCTCGATTCCCGGGTTCGGCAAACTGATCGTTGATGCCGTCTTCAACCGCGACTATGCGGTCGTGCAGGGCGTCGTGCTGACGACGGCGACGATCTACATCACGCTCAACCTGATTGCCGACATTGCCTATGTCCTAGTCAATCCGCGGCTGAGGTCGTAA
- a CDS encoding Spy/CpxP family protein refolding chaperone, protein MQERQRGMLTRQSTERQSRIERMQQRVQQLQGQKPEGVRAQRAQQRLLQTENRRLQREQRMLQSDQARLQRMGPQPSAERSASAAAQAAARGRFSTQFRSNDAMQARAALTARENAWAPRHAWRRGHRAAFVAWLGPVFWPYAYSDIFSYTFWPYAYDPGYWAYAYDDFVDTVFWGADSPYSAYARYPEPGAAITGYQTRKHPTASRQTLRELCGAPGDGVTAWPIASIARAVQPTPEQRALLDELKAAAAKAADAFKDSCADYYGMTPPGRLRAMTTRISATLNAVRIVRPALEQFYNSLSDEQKARFNALGPNVGEGSQQPQQEANAQGERCGEPKSSLTQLPIDRIEAVIHPAGNQKEALDRLSQATKNAVERLQAACPDDVPLTPLGRLEAMEKRLDAMLQAAALVQPALDEFYATLSNEQKARFNTLQQVAGQ, encoded by the coding sequence GTGCAGGAGCGACAGCGCGGCATGCTGACGCGCCAGAGCACGGAGCGGCAGAGCCGCATCGAGCGCATGCAGCAGCGTGTGCAGCAATTGCAGGGGCAAAAGCCGGAAGGCGTTCGGGCGCAACGCGCGCAGCAGCGATTGCTGCAGACCGAAAACCGCCGGCTGCAGCGCGAGCAGCGCATGCTGCAAAGCGACCAAGCCCGCCTGCAGCGGATGGGGCCGCAGCCCTCGGCTGAACGATCGGCTTCTGCCGCCGCGCAGGCCGCGGCCCGCGGACGTTTTTCCACCCAATTCCGCAGCAATGATGCCATGCAAGCCCGCGCGGCACTCACGGCGCGAGAGAACGCCTGGGCACCTCGCCATGCCTGGCGGCGCGGTCACCGCGCAGCCTTTGTGGCCTGGCTCGGCCCCGTGTTCTGGCCCTACGCCTATTCCGACATCTTCAGTTACACCTTCTGGCCCTATGCCTATGATCCCGGCTACTGGGCCTACGCCTATGACGACTTCGTCGACACGGTGTTCTGGGGCGCCGACAGTCCATATTCCGCCTATGCCAGATATCCCGAGCCCGGCGCCGCGATCACTGGCTATCAAACGCGCAAGCATCCGACCGCGAGCCGGCAGACGCTGCGGGAATTGTGTGGAGCGCCCGGCGACGGGGTGACCGCCTGGCCGATCGCCTCGATTGCGCGCGCAGTGCAGCCGACGCCCGAACAGCGCGCGCTGCTAGACGAATTGAAGGCCGCCGCGGCGAAGGCCGCCGACGCGTTCAAGGATTCTTGTGCCGATTATTATGGAATGACACCGCCCGGCCGCTTGCGGGCGATGACGACCCGCATCAGTGCAACGCTCAACGCGGTCAGGATCGTACGGCCGGCGCTCGAGCAATTTTACAATTCGCTGAGCGACGAGCAGAAGGCGCGCTTCAACGCCCTCGGCCCGAACGTCGGTGAAGGTTCGCAACAGCCGCAACAGGAAGCAAACGCGCAAGGCGAGCGCTGCGGCGAGCCGAAGTCCAGCCTCACGCAGTTGCCGATCGATCGGATCGAGGCCGTGATACATCCGGCCGGCAACCAGAAGGAAGCGCTCGACCGCCTGAGCCAGGCGACGAAGAATGCGGTTGAACGGCTGCAGGCCGCCTGCCCCGACGACGTCCCGCTTACCCCGCTTGGACGGCTCGAAGCCATGGAAAAGCGGCTCGATGCAATGCTGCAGGCCGCCGCGCTGGTGCAGCCGGCATTGGATGAGTTCTATGCCACGCTGAGCAACGAGCAGAAGGCGCGCTTCAATACGCTGCAACAGGTGGCAGGCCAGTGA
- a CDS encoding MexW/MexI family multidrug efflux RND transporter permease subunit yields the protein MALTDIFIKRPVLSIVVSLLILLIGLRAASVLPIRQYPKLSNTVVNVTTVYPGASANLIQGFITTPIEQAVASAEGVDYITSSSVQGTSTIQVYIKLNFDPNQALTEVLAKVNSVRYLIPKESNDPIVTKTTGQTTAVMYLGFSSDELSGSAISDYLTRVVQPVLSTVDGVASADILGGQTFAMRLWLDPVKMAGRGVSPSDVSQAIAANNFQAAAGQAKGYFIVSNIQTNTDLRNLEQFKKMIVKSKDGGFVRIEDVATVELAAQSSDASVAFSGERAIFIGVQATPQGNPLTLVKGVRALMPEIERNLPPSMKMKVAYDSTKFIQSSIDEVKNTLIEAVGIVVVVIFLFLASLRSVIIPVVTIPLSLIGVCSLMLALGFSFNLLTLLAMVLAIGLVVDDAIVVVENIHRHLEEGKTPVQASLQGAREIVGPVISMTITLAAVYAPIGFLGGLTGSLFREFAFTLAGSVIVSGVIALTLSPMMCSVLLKSADEGRFARLVNRVFGAMTRWYGRQLDRSLDYRPVTGLFALTMLGLVGFLYMNTAKELAPEEDQGIVFSVTKAPKYANIDYVDFYGDKLDKAFAKFPETDLRFVLNGINGPQGGIAGMLLKPWEERKRSSIKLKPLVQAEISKIEGVQAFAFNLPPLPGGPGGLPIQMVINSTAGFQAVYEQMAKLKDAARKSGLFIVSDSDLEFNQPVVRVSVDRSKASDLGINMAQVGATLQTLLGGNYVNRFNLEGRSYQVIPQVPREKRLSPESLGGYYVPTNTGQLVPLSTIVSIETATDPNSLTHYNQLNSATFSAVPMPGVTVGQAVDFLEGEAKKLPTGFGHDYLADSRQYVQEGNQLAITFGFALIIIFLVLAAQFESLRDPLVIMISVPMAIVGALFPLFFGVATINIYTQVGLLTLVGLITKHGILMVEFANELQLNEGLDKRSAIEMAARIRLRPILMTTAAMVTGLIPLLTASGAGAASRFSIGLVVVAGMSIGTLFTLFVLPAVYVWLATDHQAHASSERTKEIADFDLGNKALKPT from the coding sequence ATGGCCTTAACCGATATTTTCATCAAGCGTCCGGTCCTGTCGATCGTCGTCAGCCTGCTGATCCTCCTGATCGGCCTGCGGGCCGCCAGCGTATTGCCGATCCGGCAATATCCGAAGCTGTCGAACACCGTGGTCAACGTCACCACGGTTTATCCCGGCGCATCGGCCAACCTGATCCAGGGCTTCATCACCACCCCGATCGAGCAGGCGGTCGCTTCCGCCGAGGGTGTCGACTACATCACCTCGTCCTCCGTGCAAGGCACCAGCACGATCCAGGTCTACATCAAGCTGAATTTCGATCCGAACCAGGCGCTCACCGAAGTCCTCGCCAAGGTGAACTCGGTCCGCTACCTGATCCCGAAGGAATCGAACGATCCGATCGTGACCAAGACCACCGGTCAGACCACGGCCGTGATGTATCTCGGTTTCTCCAGCGATGAGCTCTCGGGCTCGGCGATCTCGGACTACCTGACGCGCGTGGTCCAGCCGGTGCTGTCGACGGTCGACGGCGTGGCGTCGGCCGACATTCTCGGCGGCCAGACCTTTGCGATGCGTCTGTGGCTCGATCCGGTCAAGATGGCCGGGCGCGGCGTCTCGCCGAGCGATGTTTCGCAGGCGATTGCCGCCAACAACTTCCAGGCCGCGGCCGGTCAGGCCAAGGGCTACTTCATCGTCTCGAACATCCAGACCAATACCGACCTGCGCAACCTCGAGCAGTTCAAGAAGATGATCGTCAAGTCCAAGGACGGCGGCTTCGTCAGAATCGAGGATGTCGCAACCGTCGAACTTGCCGCCCAGAGCTCTGATGCGAGCGTCGCCTTCAGCGGCGAGCGGGCGATCTTCATCGGCGTGCAGGCGACGCCGCAAGGCAACCCGCTGACGCTGGTCAAGGGCGTGCGCGCGCTGATGCCGGAGATCGAGCGCAACCTGCCGCCGTCGATGAAGATGAAGGTGGCCTATGACTCCACCAAGTTCATTCAGTCATCAATCGATGAGGTGAAGAACACGCTGATCGAGGCCGTAGGAATCGTCGTGGTCGTGATCTTCCTGTTCCTGGCCTCGCTCCGGTCGGTCATCATTCCCGTCGTGACGATCCCGCTGTCGCTGATCGGCGTCTGCAGTCTGATGCTGGCGCTGGGCTTCAGCTTCAACCTTCTGACACTGCTGGCGATGGTGCTGGCGATCGGCCTCGTCGTCGACGACGCGATCGTGGTGGTCGAGAACATCCATCGTCATCTGGAGGAGGGCAAGACGCCCGTACAGGCGTCGCTGCAGGGCGCGCGCGAAATTGTCGGTCCGGTCATCTCGATGACCATTACGCTCGCCGCGGTGTACGCGCCGATCGGCTTCCTCGGCGGCCTGACCGGCTCGCTGTTCCGCGAATTCGCCTTCACGCTCGCAGGCTCGGTGATCGTATCCGGCGTCATCGCGCTGACACTGTCGCCGATGATGTGCTCGGTGCTGCTCAAGAGCGCCGATGAGGGGCGCTTTGCCCGGCTGGTCAACCGTGTGTTCGGCGCGATGACGCGCTGGTACGGCCGTCAGCTCGACCGCTCGCTCGACTATCGGCCGGTCACCGGCCTGTTCGCGCTGACGATGCTGGGTCTGGTCGGCTTCCTCTACATGAACACCGCCAAGGAGCTGGCGCCGGAAGAGGACCAGGGCATCGTGTTCTCGGTGACCAAGGCGCCGAAATACGCCAATATCGATTACGTCGACTTCTATGGCGACAAGCTCGACAAGGCGTTTGCCAAATTCCCCGAAACCGATCTGCGCTTTGTCCTGAACGGCATCAACGGGCCGCAGGGCGGCATCGCCGGCATGCTGCTAAAACCCTGGGAGGAGCGTAAGCGGTCCTCGATCAAGCTGAAGCCGCTGGTGCAGGCTGAAATCAGCAAGATCGAAGGCGTGCAGGCGTTCGCGTTCAACCTGCCGCCGCTGCCGGGCGGACCGGGCGGCCTGCCGATCCAGATGGTGATCAACTCGACCGCCGGTTTCCAGGCCGTCTATGAGCAGATGGCCAAGCTGAAAGACGCCGCGCGCAAGAGCGGCCTGTTCATCGTGTCCGACAGCGACCTCGAGTTCAATCAGCCGGTGGTGCGCGTCTCTGTCGACCGCTCCAAGGCCAGCGACCTCGGCATCAACATGGCGCAGGTCGGCGCCACCCTGCAGACGCTCTTGGGCGGCAACTACGTCAATCGCTTCAATCTCGAGGGACGTTCGTATCAGGTGATTCCGCAGGTGCCGCGCGAGAAGCGGCTGTCGCCGGAATCGCTTGGCGGCTACTACGTCCCGACCAACACCGGGCAGTTGGTGCCGCTGTCGACCATCGTGTCGATCGAGACCGCCACCGATCCGAACTCGCTCACGCACTACAACCAGCTCAACTCCGCCACCTTCTCGGCGGTGCCGATGCCGGGCGTGACGGTCGGGCAGGCGGTCGACTTCCTGGAGGGTGAAGCGAAGAAGCTGCCGACCGGCTTCGGTCACGATTATCTCGCCGACTCCCGCCAATATGTGCAGGAGGGCAACCAGCTCGCGATCACCTTCGGCTTCGCGCTGATCATCATTTTCCTGGTGCTGGCGGCGCAGTTCGAGAGCCTCCGGGACCCGCTGGTGATCATGATCAGCGTGCCCATGGCGATCGTCGGCGCGCTATTCCCGCTGTTCTTCGGCGTCGCGACCATCAATATCTACACCCAGGTCGGGCTGTTGACGCTGGTCGGCCTCATCACCAAGCACGGCATCCTGATGGTGGAGTTCGCCAACGAGCTGCAGCTCAATGAAGGCCTCGACAAGCGTTCGGCGATCGAGATGGCGGCCCGCATCCGGCTGCGTCCGATCCTGATGACGACGGCAGCGATGGTCACCGGCCTGATTCCGCTGTTGACGGCGAGCGGCGCGGGCGCGGCCAGCCGCTTCTCGATCGGTCTCGTCGTGGTCGCGGGCATGTCGATCGGCACGCTATTCACGCTGTTCGTGCTGCCGGCGGTCTATGTCTGGTTGGCGACCGACCACCAGGCTCATGCAAGCTCGGAGCGCACCAAGGAGATCGCCGACTTCGATCTCGGCAACAAGGCGTTGAAGCCGACCTGA
- a CDS encoding ABC transporter permease yields the protein MTDAALNALPAAASDELESPARRALRRLFKRKGAVAGLVVIATFVLLALFAPLISPYEPIATSWSLVRKPPSALHWFGTDELGRDILARVIYGARASLLAGAISVGIALSIGVPLGLLSGYRGGFIDALISRITDAMLACPFLILAIALAAFLGPSLGNAMIAIGVSATPIFVRLTRGQVMSVKVEDYVEAARAMGNPRWRIALFHILPNIMPALLVQATLSIAAAIIAEAALSFLGLGQQPPAPSWGSMLNAAQRFLTNAPWMAVWPGLAIFLVVLSFNLVGDGLRDALDPRER from the coding sequence ATGACCGACGCCGCCCTCAACGCATTGCCCGCTGCCGCCTCCGACGAACTCGAGAGCCCGGCGCGGCGCGCGCTGCGCCGCCTGTTCAAGCGCAAGGGCGCGGTGGCCGGCCTCGTGGTGATCGCAACCTTCGTGCTGCTCGCGCTGTTTGCGCCGCTGATCTCGCCCTATGAGCCGATCGCGACAAGCTGGTCACTGGTGCGCAAGCCGCCCTCCGCGCTGCACTGGTTCGGCACCGACGAGCTCGGCCGCGACATCCTGGCCCGCGTGATCTATGGCGCGCGGGCTTCGCTCTTGGCCGGCGCGATCTCGGTCGGGATCGCGCTGTCGATCGGCGTGCCGCTCGGCCTGTTGTCAGGCTACCGCGGCGGCTTCATCGACGCGCTGATCAGCCGCATCACCGATGCGATGCTGGCCTGCCCGTTCTTGATCCTGGCGATTGCGCTGGCCGCCTTCCTGGGGCCGAGCCTTGGCAATGCCATGATCGCGATCGGCGTCTCGGCGACCCCGATCTTCGTGCGGCTCACCCGCGGCCAGGTGATGAGCGTCAAGGTCGAGGACTATGTCGAAGCCGCGCGCGCCATGGGCAATCCGCGCTGGCGCATCGCGCTGTTTCACATCCTGCCCAACATCATGCCGGCGCTGTTGGTGCAGGCGACGCTGTCTATCGCCGCGGCGATCATTGCCGAGGCCGCCCTGTCCTTCCTCGGCCTCGGCCAGCAGCCGCCCGCCCCGTCCTGGGGCAGCATGCTGAACGCCGCGCAGCGCTTTTTGACCAATGCGCCCTGGATGGCGGTCTGGCCGGGGCTGGCGATCTTCCTGGTCGTGCTGTCGTTCAATCTGGTCGGTGACGGCCTGCGCGATGCGCTGGACCCGAGGGAGCGGTAG
- a CDS encoding TetR/AcrR family transcriptional regulator produces the protein MSSLRMTSDLRRQLILSAAKRCFARNGFAGTTTKSVAAAAAISEGLLFKHFPSKAALYAEILAEECEADPDFANLLGQEPSTATLVELVKGMVGHFIEVSDGSDQEEAQRLRLMTTSHLDDGEFARLLYDKIGGLIGPVFKASIESAVAAGDAARIGSDPLNLFWFAHHTVLMAALTRLPAVPCLSYGNAADLERQLTQFILRGIGLTEAAIASHLDGELSPTPGQSVTAESA, from the coding sequence ATGTCTAGCCTGCGCATGACCAGTGACTTGCGGCGCCAATTGATCCTGAGCGCCGCCAAGCGATGCTTCGCCCGTAACGGCTTTGCCGGCACCACGACCAAGAGCGTGGCGGCCGCCGCGGCTATTTCGGAAGGGCTGTTGTTCAAGCACTTCCCATCCAAGGCCGCGCTCTATGCCGAAATCCTGGCGGAGGAGTGCGAGGCCGATCCGGATTTCGCAAACCTGCTCGGCCAGGAGCCTTCAACTGCCACACTGGTCGAACTGGTCAAGGGCATGGTCGGCCACTTCATTGAAGTATCCGACGGCTCGGACCAGGAGGAAGCGCAGCGCCTGCGGCTGATGACGACGAGCCATCTCGACGACGGCGAGTTTGCGCGGCTGCTCTATGACAAGATCGGCGGCCTGATCGGGCCGGTGTTTAAGGCGTCGATCGAAAGCGCGGTTGCGGCCGGCGATGCGGCGCGGATCGGCAGCGATCCGCTCAACCTGTTCTGGTTCGCGCACCATACCGTGCTGATGGCGGCGCTGACGCGGCTTCCCGCCGTGCCCTGTCTTTCCTACGGCAACGCTGCCGACCTGGAGCGGCAGCTTACCCAATTCATCCTGCGCGGCATCGGACTTACCGAGGCCGCAATTGCTTCTCATCTGGACGGCGAGCTGTCACCGACCCCGGGACAATCGGTAACTGCAGAAAGTGCATGA
- a CDS encoding c-type cytochrome — MRNRVLMMMAVGGIAYALSSPFALPQDASGQQAFNNSCRTCHMVREGDNRLGPNLHKIIGRKAGSLPEYAFSSAMKEAGFVWDEEKLDRFIANPEEVVPGNNMKPYGGLSSSEDRKKIIAFLAEGR; from the coding sequence ATGCGGAACCGAGTGCTCATGATGATGGCGGTGGGCGGGATAGCATACGCGCTTTCATCGCCGTTCGCCCTGCCGCAGGACGCCTCCGGACAACAGGCGTTCAACAATTCCTGCCGGACCTGTCACATGGTACGCGAAGGCGACAATCGGCTCGGCCCCAATTTGCACAAGATCATCGGACGGAAAGCAGGATCTCTGCCGGAATACGCCTTCTCCAGCGCGATGAAGGAAGCTGGCTTCGTCTGGGATGAAGAGAAGCTCGATCGCTTCATCGCCAACCCCGAGGAGGTCGTACCCGGCAATAACATGAAGCCGTATGGCGGTCTCTCCTCGAGCGAGGACCGAAAGAAGATCATCGCCTTCCTGGCCGAAGGGCGCTGA
- a CDS encoding efflux RND transporter periplasmic adaptor subunit, with the protein MNIVTEPKLSGKPITEKPHKRPVKLVRWFLIVGTLLALVVGVLVFFKFVFLPNLFKQIFSKAPPPISVNVATAKSETIPNLLTAVGDLAAVHQVNVTSDVNGRITDIMFKAGAAVKEGTPLVQLFDGPEQGDLANYKAQQRVAQISLDRAKQLAERQVGPQATVDNAQAVFDQASAGIAKTEAIISQKLVRAPFDGELGVRKVEVGQYLTAGTQIVSLTDLSVLFANFTVTEKDSGQLKVGQIVRIAVDAYPGRTFEGKITTIEPQIATETRNIRVQATIQNPDKILKPGMFATTTVVLPEKPPVITVPETAVDYTLYGDSVYLLTEKKAEDGKTSLTVTRTFVQTGNRVEGRAEVLKGLKEGDRVVAVGQLKLQSGAAVEISNDPVPPVPAKPPRY; encoded by the coding sequence ATGAATATCGTGACTGAACCCAAACTTTCGGGCAAGCCGATTACCGAGAAGCCGCACAAGCGGCCGGTCAAGCTGGTGCGCTGGTTCCTCATCGTTGGGACGCTGCTGGCCCTGGTGGTCGGCGTTCTCGTGTTCTTCAAGTTTGTCTTTCTGCCGAATCTGTTCAAGCAGATTTTCAGCAAGGCGCCGCCGCCGATCAGCGTCAACGTCGCCACGGCAAAGTCCGAAACCATTCCGAATCTCCTGACCGCGGTCGGCGATCTCGCCGCCGTGCATCAGGTCAACGTGACCTCCGACGTCAACGGCCGCATCACCGACATCATGTTCAAGGCGGGCGCCGCCGTGAAGGAGGGTACGCCGCTGGTGCAGCTGTTCGACGGACCCGAGCAGGGCGATCTCGCCAACTACAAGGCGCAGCAGCGCGTGGCGCAGATTTCGCTCGATCGTGCCAAGCAACTGGCCGAGCGCCAGGTCGGACCGCAGGCGACGGTGGACAACGCCCAGGCTGTGTTCGACCAGGCCAGCGCCGGCATCGCCAAGACCGAAGCAATCATCTCGCAGAAGCTGGTGCGGGCGCCGTTCGACGGCGAGCTCGGCGTTCGCAAGGTCGAAGTCGGACAATATCTGACCGCCGGCACGCAGATCGTCTCGTTGACCGACCTGTCGGTGCTGTTTGCGAACTTCACCGTGACGGAAAAGGATTCCGGACAGCTCAAGGTCGGCCAGATCGTCCGCATCGCGGTCGATGCCTATCCGGGCCGCACCTTCGAGGGCAAGATCACGACGATCGAGCCGCAGATCGCGACTGAGACGCGCAACATTCGCGTGCAGGCGACGATCCAGAACCCCGACAAGATCCTCAAACCCGGCATGTTCGCGACCACCACCGTGGTGCTGCCGGAGAAGCCGCCCGTCATCACCGTGCCGGAAACCGCTGTTGACTACACGCTCTATGGCGACTCGGTTTACCTCCTGACCGAGAAGAAGGCAGAGGACGGCAAGACCAGCCTCACGGTGACACGAACCTTCGTGCAGACCGGCAACCGCGTCGAAGGACGGGCCGAAGTCCTGAAGGGGTTGAAGGAGGGCGACCGCGTCGTGGCGGTCGGCCAGCTCAAGCTGCAGTCGGGCGCGGCGGTGGAGATCTCGAACGATCCGGTGCCGCCGGTTCCGGCGAAGCCGCCGCGTTACTGA